CAAATTCTTGGGTCTGCAGATAATCCAGATCAATGTTTTCGGCTTTAAAGGTATAGCGGTTGTCACTCACTTTTTCTACCGCTACGCCCAAGCCTTGCAAAAGTTCAATCAAACGGACCACATCCCGAATATTCGGAACATTGCTGATGCTTACTTTTTCGGCCGTCAGCAATACGGCACAAATAACTTGCAGGGCCTCATTTTTGGCGCCTTGTGGGCGAATACTGCCCGATAGTTGGGCATTGCCCTCTACTAAAAAAGATGCTGATTTAGACATGTATATGTTTTTTAGAGGTGGCTACCTCTTTTTATAGAGTTTTTTAATTTTTTTTGGGGCTGCCCCTCCCTTCGGTCGGGTCGGGCTGTGCCGGGCTCGCAGGTCTGCTCGGCCCATCGCTGGCTGCGCCAGCTCGGTCTGGCGCTTTGCGCCACCCTTTCCATCCCTCAGCCGTTTGGCCCTGCGGGCCAATTGGACCAACTTATTTGTTTTTCACCCAACGCAAGCCCGTTAAAAGCTCTGGAATGGCTCTGGCCTCCTTATTATTAGACAAAATGACCAAATTAAGGGAAAATAGGCCCAAATAATAAAAGAGAAAGAAGGGAAAGGCATTATCATCATTTATGAAAACAGCCAATAACCCTAAGTTGAGCAAAAAGCCTTTAATGAGCAACCGCAAAATAAGCTGTTTAGTACTGGCTTTTTCGCCCTGCATATTCACTAGGCGAAGGCCAAATAAACGTTTGGCCGCAGAAGCTTGCCAGCGGCCTTGTTCCAAAACAAAATGATAGCCTAAGGCAATGCCAAGATGAATAATCCAGACCAACACAAATTCTTCATCAGATCTAGAAAACTGCCAAAACCGATGAATACTTCTATCTAAAGTAGTTTCTTCAATGAAGTAAAAGCTAATAAATCCGGTAAGAATGGCTAAAAAGACCAGATCAATGAGGAAGGAGGCAATGCGGTGACTCGCTTCTGGGGGGCTAAGAGGAGATTGGGCCATGGGGAATTGGGTTTAACTAAGTTCTTCAACGAGTTCCATCCACTGCATTTCTTTTTCGTCTAGCTCTTCTTGGATCGCATTGAGTTCTTTAGATAGTTCTACAATTTGCTCGGCGCTCAGGCTGCTATCATTAAAGCCTTCAGAAAGTTTTTGTTTTTTCTCTTCCAGCTTTTCGATTTGGCGCTCTAGCTTTTTGATTTCTTTGCGTTCCTCTTTAGAGGGGTTTCGGCTTTTTTTGACTTCTACTTTTTGCTTTTCGGCCTTTTTTTCGGCTTCTTTTTGTAGCTGTTCGGCTTTTTGGGCCTCGGCTTGGGCTAGGCGATAGTCGGTATAGTTGCCAGGAAAATCACGGACCTGACTGCCCTCGCCCAAAACAAAGACATGTTCTACAATGCGGTCCATAAAATAGCGGTCGTGAGAAACCAAAAGCACGCAGCCAGGAAACTCTTGCAAAAACTCTTCTAGGACCTGCAAACTAACAATATCTAAATCGTTGGTGGGCTCATCCAGAATCAGGAAGTTGGGGTTATCCATGAGGATGCAGAGCAAATGCAGACGGCGCAGCTCTCCACCACTCAATTTAGAAATGAAGGTTTGTTGTTTGCTGGGGTCAAATAAAAAGCGCTCCATCAGTTGGGAGGCCGATAGCTTTTTGCCGCCATTCATGGGAATATAATCGGCAATATCGCGGACCACATCTAGGGCCTTTTTATCGGTTTTGATTTGCATATTGGCTTGGGTATAATAGCCAATTTTAAGGGTTTCCCCATGCACTACTTTTCCTGTATCGGAGGCCAGGTTTTGGGTAATAATATTGAGTAGGGTAGATTTCCCCGTACCATTTCGGCCAATAATGCCTAGGCGGTCTCGTTTTCTGAACTTATAATCTAGCTTCTCGAACAAAACTTGTCCACGATAGCTTTTAGAGACATTATGGAGTTCTAGAATTTTGGAGCCCAGGCGGCTCATTTGGATATCCAGTTCGAGTTCGCCTTCTTCGGTTTTTTTCTTGGCCTTGGCTTCAATTTGGTAGAAATCATCTACACGAGATTTGGCTTTAGTGCCTCGGGCTTGGGGTTGTCTGCGCATCCATTCCAGCTCTTTTTTATAGAGTTTTTTGGTTCGGGCCAAATTGGCGGCTTCATTGGCTTGGCGCAGGGCTTTTTTCTCTAAAAACTGGCTATAATTGCCGCTATATTTAAAGAGTTCTTGCTGGTCCAGTTCTAGGATTTGGTTACAAACGGCATCTAAGAAATAGCGGTCGTGGGTAACGGTCAGCAAGGTGATTTTAGCTTGTTTGAGATAATCTTGCAGCCATTCGATCATATCGAGATCGAGGTGGTTGGTGGGTTCATCTAGGATGAGGAAATCGGGTTCGTCGATAAGGACTTTGGCGAGGGCCACCCGTTTTTTTTGTCCACCAGAAAGTTGGCCGAGGGGGCGGTCCAGATAATCTACTTTAAGGACCGAGAGGATCATTTTGACCTTTTGGTCATAATTCCAAGCATTTAGGCGGTCCATATCGCTAAGGGCCTGTTGGAGGCGGTCGCCATCTTCTGGATGCTTCATGGCCTTTTCATAATTGGCCAGGGCTTGCATAATGGGGTTGGCAGATTGGTAGACCGCTTCAAAGACCGTGAGCAGGGGGCTCATATTGGGCTCTTGCTTAAGAAAAACGGTTTGAATATTGGGGTGTAGCCAAACTTTGCCGCCTTCTGGGCTTTCTTCGCCGGCAAGGGTACGGAGCAAAGAGGTTTTGCCCGTTCCATTTTTGGCCACCAAAGCTACTTTGTCGCCTTGATTGATATAGAAGGTAATATCGGTAAAGAGGACGCGATCGCCATAGGCTTTATTCAGGCCCTCTACACTAAGGTAATTCATTTTTTATCGTAATTTTAGAGGGCCAATTTACGAAAATTAAGGGAACTTCTTGCTTTGCTAAGGGCCAAAACTATTTTGCGTTTAGAAGCGGGCGCAGCCCGCTGGCCTAGCGATGTGCAGCAGTGGCCGAAGGCCAGACCAAGCCAGCTTGCTGGCGCAGGGCCGAGCGAATAGCGAGCTGCGGAACGTAGCGCCGCAAGGCGAAGCCGCAGCGGAGGCCCCAAAACAGCAGCGAGCTGCGACAACAAGAACTTTAGTCTGCAGTTCGACGACTGAAAGGAGTAACGCCAAAAAAACAAAAATAAGATGATAAAAACAGTAAGTACCCTTTTTTTGCTGGCTATGTCTAGCTGGCTTTGGGGGCAAAAACAAGCGGCCTTAAAGGCCTTAGAAGCGGCTTATCCCGATGCTTTTTTGGAAGTAAATGAGCGGGAGATTATTTGGAAAGACGGCAGCCGCATGCCCTTTGACGATGGGCGAAAAAAAACATTTTTGCAGCTATTGACGGAGCCAGATTTGGAGGATCAAATTGCGGCCATGCCTTATCCTCGGGGTTGGAGCAAGGCGCCTTTGCGTGGAGAAGATCCTGGTCGGGTGCGTTATGAACCCTTCTTTAAGAAGATGTATGGGGCTTCGGCGGCAGAGGTGCGCAACAACTTAAAAACGGTAATTTGGTTGCCTAAAACCTTGGGGATCAAGCTACAAATGACGGGGGTGAATGGGGTGGCCGATAAGTTGCAGGCCCTATCTAATCGTTTGGATACGATGCCTCATTTGCATAAATACTTACAAAATCCGGGAGGGACCTTTAATTGGCGAAAAATTGCGGGGACCGACAGGCAGAGCATGCATAGTTTTGGGATGACCATCGATATCAATGTGGCCTATTCGAACTATTGGCGTTGGGCCGTCAA
This genomic interval from Saprospira grandis contains the following:
- a CDS encoding M15 family metallopeptidase, producing MIKTVSTLFLLAMSSWLWGQKQAALKALEAAYPDAFLEVNEREIIWKDGSRMPFDDGRKKTFLQLLTEPDLEDQIAAMPYPRGWSKAPLRGEDPGRVRYEPFFKKMYGASAAEVRNNLKTVIWLPKTLGIKLQMTGVNGVADKLQALSNRLDTMPHLHKYLQNPGGTFNWRKIAGTDRQSMHSFGMTIDINVAYSNYWRWAVKGNDPEGKRIIAYKNRIPMELVLLFEEYGFIWGGKWYHYDTMHFEYRPELLQKMP
- a CDS encoding RDD family protein, encoding MAQSPLSPPEASHRIASFLIDLVFLAILTGFISFYFIEETTLDRSIHRFWQFSRSDEEFVLVWIIHLGIALGYHFVLEQGRWQASAAKRLFGLRLVNMQGEKASTKQLILRLLIKGFLLNLGLLAVFINDDNAFPFFLFYYLGLFSLNLVILSNNKEARAIPELLTGLRWVKNK
- a CDS encoding ABC-F family ATP-binding cassette domain-containing protein gives rise to the protein MNYLSVEGLNKAYGDRVLFTDITFYINQGDKVALVAKNGTGKTSLLRTLAGEESPEGGKVWLHPNIQTVFLKQEPNMSPLLTVFEAVYQSANPIMQALANYEKAMKHPEDGDRLQQALSDMDRLNAWNYDQKVKMILSVLKVDYLDRPLGQLSGGQKKRVALAKVLIDEPDFLILDEPTNHLDLDMIEWLQDYLKQAKITLLTVTHDRYFLDAVCNQILELDQQELFKYSGNYSQFLEKKALRQANEAANLARTKKLYKKELEWMRRQPQARGTKAKSRVDDFYQIEAKAKKKTEEGELELDIQMSRLGSKILELHNVSKSYRGQVLFEKLDYKFRKRDRLGIIGRNGTGKSTLLNIITQNLASDTGKVVHGETLKIGYYTQANMQIKTDKKALDVVRDIADYIPMNGGKKLSASQLMERFLFDPSKQQTFISKLSGGELRRLHLLCILMDNPNFLILDEPTNDLDIVSLQVLEEFLQEFPGCVLLVSHDRYFMDRIVEHVFVLGEGSQVRDFPGNYTDYRLAQAEAQKAEQLQKEAEKKAEKQKVEVKKSRNPSKEERKEIKKLERQIEKLEEKKQKLSEGFNDSSLSAEQIVELSKELNAIQEELDEKEMQWMELVEELS